The genomic DNA TCTTTGGGAATCAAAATTGTGCCGGGAATCCGCCATTCTTGGTATTCTTCTTCATCGCGTGCATCGACAAAAATTATGCCGGCGTCGTTATCAAGCATTTCTTTTGCTTCTTGCGGTGAAATTTTACGGTACTCCGCCTTTTTTGTTTCCAAGATTTCATCAGTGTCTTCTTTTTCAATCGTTTGCGTATCGGGTAAATTACCGCCCGCTAATTCTTTTTGGTTACATCCGACAATAAAAACGGTCATAATAAACGCCATAACCATAAATCCGAATGTTCTAATCATAAATCCTCCTAAAATTTTG from Chitinispirillales bacterium includes the following:
- a CDS encoding rhodanese-like domain-containing protein → MIRTFGFMVMAFIMTVFIVGCNQKELAGGNLPDTQTIEKEDTDEILETKKAEYRKISPQEAKEMLDNDAGIIFVDARDEEEYQEWRIPGTILIPKDDVKDKAAEMLPNKDAVILVHCLGGSRSKPSCEILIEMGYTNVYDVEGGIKGWPYEIVKDEE